From a region of the Epinephelus fuscoguttatus linkage group LG21, E.fuscoguttatus.final_Chr_v1 genome:
- the bambia gene encoding BMP and activin membrane-bound inhibitor (Xenopus laevis) homolog a, with product MDRQSSFISIWLQLELCAMAVLLTKGEIRCYCDAPHCVATGYMCKSELNACFTKVLDPLNVNSPLTHGCLDPIVNAADVCSSSSRGADALSGASTLECCHDDMCNYRGLHDLAHTRDSTDHSRYQPDSNNRNLVTRVQELASAKEVWFRAAVIAVPIAGGLILVLLIMLALRMLRSENKRLQDQRQQMLSRLHYSFHGHHTKKGHVAKLDLECMVPVTGHENCCLTCDKMRQADLGNDKILSLVHWGMYSGHGKLEFV from the exons ATGGATCGCCAGTCCAGTTTCATTTCCATTTGGCTACAACTGGAGCTCTGTGCCATGGCTGTTCTTCTTACTAAAG GAGAAATAAGGTGTTACTGTGACGCGCCGCACTGCGTGGCAACCGGATACATGTGCAAGTCAGAACTGAACGCCTGCTTCACCAAGGTCCTGGACCCGCTCAACGTAAACTCTCCCCTCACCCACGGGTGCTTAGACCCCATCGTCAACGCCGCAGacgtctgcagcagcagctccaggggCGCGGACGCCCTCAGCGGGGCCTCGACGCTCGAGTGTTGCCACGATGACATGTGCAACTACAGAGGCCTGCACGACCTGGCGCACACCAGGGACTCGACAG ATCATAGCCGGTACCAGCCGGACAGCAACAACAGGAACCTGGTGACCCGGGTTCAGGAGTTGGCCTCGGCCAAAGAGGTGTGGTTCCGGGCGGCAGTGATCGCCGTCCCCATCGCCGGCGGCCTCATCCTGGTGCTGCTCATCATGCTGGCGTTGCGAATGCTGCGCAGCGAGAACAAGCGGCTGCAGGACCAGCGGCAACAGATGCTGTCGAGGCTCCACTACAGCTTCCACGGCCACCACACCAAGAAAGGCCACGTGGCCAAACTGGACCTGGAGTGCATGGTGCCCGTGACAGGTCACGAGAACTGCTGCCTGACCTGCGACAAGATGAGGCAGGCCGACCTGGGCAACGACAAGATCCTGTCTCTGGTGCACTGGGGGATGTACAGCGGCCACGGCAAGCTGGAGTTTGTATGA